In Phaseolus vulgaris cultivar G19833 chromosome 3, P. vulgaris v2.0, whole genome shotgun sequence, the sequence ATGCTAAGTATGGAAGTAATTTGTTCCTCATGGATATAAAAGATAGTGGGAAAATTGCCATGAATTTTGGTTGAAAAGATGTATTTAACTGGCCTGGTGCATTTTAATGGCGATTTTAATTTACTCTTTCATATTATTTGTGTGGTGAATTTTGAACTGATTTTTAGTGGTAATTCAAAGCTAGGACTCCAGAAGTCAAGTTAGGGACCACTCTTTAATGTCTAGGTTAACCTAGACAGCAAACACACGAAATAACTTTTCTGTTACCATTTTGAAGAATTGCTATAAAACGGATTGAACTTGCTAACATTCTAAACGAAATTTCATTACTAGTTATGGTTTCAAAGCAACCATACATGTTTATCTTTTATAGTCTGATTTAAATAACGAAAACATCAAAGACTTTTCCAACTAATTCAAATTTGAAAGTCTCACCACCTCTAACTATCTGCAATTTTGAGAGTCTCAAGTGGAATCTTTCCCTCTTGATAGCACTTGTAGTTGATATGACCATAATCTTTAACGCTTCTGTATAGCCTGGGCCGTGACTCATCTATAAGACCTTCTGCAGGTCCAATCTCGTTCCCCGGATCTGGCTCATTGAATATTGCCAAAGACATCCTCATCTTTTCAGTGTTTGTCACAACCCTGTGCATTATGCTCTTGAATATTCCATTACTCATGATCTGCAACAGTGTCAAACTTCATTAACATTCATCAACTAAACACCGATTCCACCTCAAAAACTAATTAATGACGCACCAACAACAAGTAAGCAAGTacaaaaatagtattttttaagCTTGGTGAATTTTGATAAGTAGAATGATTTTTTGAGACAGAGCCCAGTTTACCTGCATTTGATCGCCCAGATTGACAACAAAGGCATCAGGCATTGTGGGAACACTGACCCAATTGTCATCTATCAGAACTTGAAGACCTTCCACTTCTTTGTCTTGCAATAGGACTGTGATTCCTGATCTATCTGTGTGAGGTTTGACGCCAAGAACCAAATCAGGCCTAGAGCAACGTGGATAGAAATTGAACCTCGCCAGCATCATTGATTCTTCACCAAACTGGTCCAGGAAGCTACCCTCAGGCAAATTCAGTGACCTTGCCATGCATCTCAAGAGATAATCCATCATTGATTTCACTTTCGTCGAAAACTCCTCCAATTTCTCACTGTATTATAAGAAAGTTGAGCTCAATAATTACTTTAGTATGTACTTGAAATTTCTCAGGACTGGTTGAAAGGCAGTACCTAAAATCAGTAGGATTTTTTGGCCAAAGAGAAAGCCTTCGTACTTTTTGTGGAAAAACTCGAAGTGATAAACGATAGGACC encodes:
- the LOC137807597 gene encoding protein LATERAL BRANCHING OXIDOREDUCTASE 1-like; its protein translation is MAGNLLVSEEKSVSKGVQQMSIEGDEPPSQYIVKGNTFGSKDSSALIPIPVIDVSLLSSEAELENLRSALSSAGCFQAIGHGMSSSYLEKIREVAKQFFALPEEEKQKYGRAVNESEGYGNDRVVSDKQVLDWSYRLSLRVFPQKVRRLSLWPKNPTDFSEKLEEFSTKVKSMMDYLLRCMARSLNLPEGSFLDQFGEESMMLARFNFYPRCSRPDLVLGVKPHTDRSGITVLLQDKEVEGLQVLIDDNWVSVPTMPDAFVVNLGDQMQIMSNGIFKSIMHRVVTNTEKMRMSLAIFNEPDPGNEIGPAEGLIDESRPRLYRSVKDYGHINYKCYQEGKIPLETLKIADS